From bacterium, the proteins below share one genomic window:
- a CDS encoding cysteine synthase family protein produces MWYDNILETVGNTPLVKLNRVTRGIEATILAKLEFFNPGGSVKDRMAFYILKDAEKLVFLKQGDTIVESTSGNAGISIGIYAAVKGYKTIFTIPDETRKEKIGLLKALGAEVIACPLDTPPDSPNSYFEVAKRIAKERNAFLVDEFYNQKNIESHYRTTGPEIWEQTEGKVDYVVIGMGSGGTISGVSKFLKEKNPKIKVIGVDPVGSIYYDWAKHRKFIEPKVYLMEGIGEHLLPGTLKFELIDDVIQVSDKDAFLMARRLLREEGIFVGGASGAAACATLKVAKGLPRDKVVITIFTDSGSRYLSKIFNDEWMREKGFI; encoded by the coding sequence ATGTGGTATGATAATATTTTAGAGACTGTAGGTAATACTCCACTTGTAAAATTGAATCGAGTGACTCGTGGTATAGAAGCTACTATCTTAGCGAAGCTTGAATTCTTCAACCCTGGTGGCTCAGTAAAAGATAGGATGGCATTTTATATACTTAAAGATGCTGAGAAGTTGGTTTTTTTGAAGCAAGGGGATACTATTGTTGAGAGCACATCAGGTAATGCAGGAATTAGTATAGGCATATATGCAGCTGTTAAAGGATACAAGACAATCTTTACAATACCTGATGAAACACGTAAGGAAAAAATTGGTTTACTTAAAGCACTTGGAGCAGAGGTAATAGCTTGCCCACTCGATACTCCTCCGGATTCACCTAATTCATATTTTGAAGTTGCTAAGCGGATTGCTAAGGAGAGGAATGCTTTTTTAGTAGATGAGTTCTACAACCAGAAAAATATTGAATCCCACTACAGAACCACAGGGCCAGAGATTTGGGAACAGACTGAAGGGAAAGTCGACTATGTAGTTATTGGTATGGGCTCTGGTGGCACAATTTCGGGAGTAAGTAAATTTTTAAAAGAGAAGAACCCAAAGATTAAAGTGATAGGTGTAGACCCGGTAGGCTCAATATATTATGACTGGGCTAAGCATAGAAAATTTATAGAACCTAAAGTTTATCTGATGGAAGGGATTGGTGAACATCTACTACCTGGGACTTTAAAATTTGAGCTAATTGACGATGTAATTCAAGTTTCTGATAAGGATGCATTTCTTATGGCAAGAAGGTTATTACGAGAGGAAGGAATCTTTGTCGGAGGCGCTTCAGGAGCAGCGGCATGTGCTACACTTAAAGTAGCGAAGGGGTTGCCTCGTGATAAGGTCGTTATCACTATTTTTACGGATAGTGGAAGCAGATATCTCAGTAAGATTTTCAATGATGAGTGGATGAGAGAGAAAGGATTCATTTAA
- a CDS encoding cyclic nucleotide-binding domain-containing protein: protein MAIERSCKAGTKIVDEGSSCGEFFICIEGELAVQIDVPGKGVITTSTLSRNNVFGWSALTDIPDYTASVVVNSECTLSGCKIWACQLYFRLL from the coding sequence TTGGCAATTGAAAGGAGCTGCAAGGCGGGCACCAAGATTGTTGATGAAGGTAGCTCTTGTGGTGAGTTCTTTATTTGTATTGAGGGAGAATTAGCAGTCCAGATTGATGTTCCAGGGAAAGGGGTTATTACAACAAGTACGCTGAGTAGGAATAATGTGTTTGGCTGGTCCGCATTAACAGATATACCAGATTATACTGCGTCAGTGGTAGTAAATAGTGAATGCACGCTTTCAGGATGCAAGATTTGGGCTTGCCAGTTGTATTTTAGATTACTCTAA
- a CDS encoding radical SAM protein, producing MINESPEYLRMSSAAAITLDLKPGLFYRAAKLYCINLLLTYKEGCIGNCAYCGLSMGRYGKYENKSFIRVEWPTYKVDEIIERILEKKERVKRICISMVTNIRAKNDIVKITGIIKNRVDIPISLLIAPTILNKDDLKAFKDSGADRIGISIDAATPMLFERLRGKYVKGPHRWDRYWECFDMAVEIFGERMVGSHLIVGLGETEKEMVATIQKVYDIGGLTHLFSFFPEKDSMLSNFPQPPIGQYRRVQIARYLIDEGISSFWKMGFDEDERVRDFGLPVDKLSRIIDSGIPFMTAGCPGNDGQVACNRPYANEIPGDEIRNFPFKPEKDDILRIKEELWQGG from the coding sequence ATGATTAATGAGAGTCCCGAATACTTGAGGATGAGTTCAGCGGCGGCGATAACTTTAGATTTAAAGCCGGGTCTGTTTTATCGGGCTGCAAAGTTATACTGTATCAACTTGTTATTAACCTATAAAGAAGGCTGCATAGGGAACTGTGCTTATTGTGGCCTTTCTATGGGTAGATACGGCAAATATGAAAATAAAAGTTTTATAAGAGTAGAATGGCCTACTTATAAAGTAGATGAGATAATAGAGCGTATATTAGAAAAAAAGGAAAGGGTTAAGAGGATATGTATCTCAATGGTCACAAATATAAGAGCAAAGAATGATATTGTAAAGATTACAGGAATTATCAAGAATAGAGTGGATATTCCAATATCTTTACTTATTGCACCTACTATACTAAACAAAGATGACCTTAAAGCGTTTAAAGATAGTGGTGCAGACCGTATTGGAATATCTATAGATGCGGCTACACCTATGCTATTTGAAAGATTGAGAGGTAAATATGTCAAAGGACCGCATAGGTGGGATAGATACTGGGAATGCTTTGATATGGCAGTAGAAATCTTTGGGGAACGCATGGTTGGGTCGCATTTAATTGTTGGATTAGGTGAAACTGAAAAAGAAATGGTAGCTACTATTCAAAAGGTATATGACATTGGTGGTCTGACTCACTTGTTCTCATTCTTTCCAGAAAAAGACTCTATGCTATCAAATTTTCCACAACCACCAATTGGACAATACAGACGAGTACAGATTGCAAGGTATTTGATAGATGAGGGCATTTCTTCATTTTGGAAAATGGGGTTTGATGAAGATGAAAGGGTTAGAGATTTTGGACTTCCTGTGGATAAGTTGTCAAGGATTATTGATTCAGGTATTCCATTTATGACAGCTGGCTGCCCTGGTAATGATGGTCAGGTTGCTTGCAACAGACCGTATGCAAATGAAATACCGGGGGATGAGATTAGAAACTTTCCATTCAAACCTGAAAAAGATGATATTTTGAGAATAAAAGAGGAGCTATGGCAAGGAGGGTAA